A single genomic interval of Hafnia alvei harbors:
- the yihT gene encoding sulfofructosephosphate aldolase: MTQYTLKEIARPSGGFAMLAVDQREAMRMMFAAAGAKGPVTDQHLTDFKVNAAKTLSPFASAVLVDQQFCYHQIVEQQAVAKNCAMIVAADAFIPGNGIPVDSVIIDKNVDAQKARLDGAKALKLLVLWRSDEDPQQRLHMVREFNQLCHSHGLLSIIEPVVRPPRRGDKFDREQAIVDAAKELGNCGADLYKGEMPLFGKGAQSELLLAAQKLNEQISMPWVILSSGVDEKLFPRAVRVAMQAGASGFLAGRAVWSSVVGLPDTELMLSDVSAPKLQRLGEIVDEMMARR; encoded by the coding sequence ATGACGCAGTACACCCTGAAAGAGATTGCCCGTCCTTCTGGCGGTTTTGCGATGCTGGCCGTGGATCAGCGCGAAGCCATGCGGATGATGTTCGCGGCGGCAGGCGCAAAAGGGCCAGTCACCGATCAACATCTCACGGATTTCAAAGTGAACGCAGCCAAAACGCTGTCGCCGTTTGCCTCGGCGGTGCTGGTCGATCAGCAATTTTGCTATCACCAGATTGTTGAGCAGCAGGCAGTCGCCAAAAACTGCGCAATGATCGTCGCCGCCGACGCTTTCATCCCCGGCAACGGCATCCCCGTCGACAGCGTGATCATCGACAAAAACGTTGACGCGCAAAAAGCCCGGCTCGACGGCGCGAAAGCCCTGAAGCTGCTGGTGCTATGGCGCAGCGACGAAGATCCACAGCAGCGCCTGCACATGGTGCGTGAGTTTAATCAGCTGTGCCACAGCCACGGCCTGCTGAGCATTATCGAGCCGGTGGTTCGCCCGCCGCGCCGTGGCGACAAATTCGACCGCGAACAGGCGATTGTCGATGCGGCCAAAGAACTCGGGAACTGCGGCGCCGATCTCTACAAAGGGGAAATGCCTCTGTTCGGCAAAGGTGCGCAGAGCGAGCTGCTGCTGGCCGCGCAGAAGCTGAATGAACAAATCAGCATGCCGTGGGTGATCCTCTCTTCCGGCGTCGATGAAAAACTGTTTCCGCGCGCCGTGCGTGTCGCCATGCAGGCCGGAGCTTCCGGTTTCTTGGCCGGACGGGCGGTGTGGTCCTCCGTGGTGGGCCTGCCGGATACCGAACTGATGCTGAGCGACGTTTCAGCGCCGAAATTGCAACGTTTAGGCGAGATCGTCGACGAAATGATGGCCCGCCGCTAA
- the yihS gene encoding sulfoquinovose isomerase has product MKWFNTLSHNRWLEQETDRIFEFGKNAAVPTGFGWLGNKGQIKTDQGTHLWITARMLHTYSVAAGMGRPGAYALVDHGINALNGALRDKKYGGWYACVNDEGVIDASKQGYQHFFVLLGAASAVTTGHPAARQLLDETIEIIEKYFWSEEEQMCLESWDEAFSKTEDYRGGNANMHAVEAFLIVYDVTHDRKWLDRALRVASVIIHDVARKGEYRVNEHFDTHWNPIRDYNKENPAHRFRAYGGTPGHWIEWGRLMLHLRAALEARFETPPEWLLEDAKGLFHATIRDAWAPDGADGIVYTVGWDGKPIVRERVRWPIVEAMGTAYALWTVTGDQQYETWYQTWWEYCIKYLMDYENGSWWQELDTNNEVTTKVWDGKQDIYHLLHCLVIPRLPLAPGLAPAVAAGLLDSLAK; this is encoded by the coding sequence ATGAAATGGTTTAATACCCTGAGTCATAACCGTTGGCTCGAGCAGGAAACGGACAGAATTTTTGAATTCGGCAAGAATGCCGCCGTACCGACCGGCTTCGGCTGGCTCGGCAATAAAGGTCAGATTAAAACCGATCAGGGCACCCATCTGTGGATCACCGCCCGCATGCTGCACACCTATTCCGTTGCCGCAGGAATGGGCCGTCCGGGCGCTTATGCGCTGGTCGATCACGGCATCAACGCGCTCAACGGTGCGCTGCGCGATAAAAAATATGGCGGCTGGTACGCCTGCGTGAATGACGAAGGCGTTATCGATGCGTCCAAGCAAGGCTATCAGCACTTCTTCGTGCTGCTCGGGGCGGCAAGCGCTGTCACCACCGGCCACCCTGCCGCGCGCCAGCTTCTCGATGAAACCATTGAAATCATTGAGAAGTACTTCTGGAGTGAAGAAGAGCAGATGTGCTTGGAATCCTGGGACGAAGCCTTCAGCAAAACCGAAGACTATCGCGGCGGCAACGCCAATATGCACGCGGTGGAAGCCTTCCTGATTGTGTATGACGTGACCCACGACCGTAAATGGCTCGACCGCGCGCTGCGCGTGGCCTCGGTGATCATTCACGACGTCGCCCGCAAAGGCGAGTACCGGGTTAACGAGCATTTCGACACCCACTGGAATCCTATCCGCGATTACAACAAAGAGAATCCGGCCCACCGCTTCCGCGCCTATGGCGGCACGCCAGGGCACTGGATCGAGTGGGGCCGCCTGATGCTGCACCTGCGCGCCGCACTGGAAGCCCGCTTTGAAACACCGCCGGAATGGCTGCTGGAAGATGCGAAAGGGCTGTTCCACGCCACCATTCGCGACGCTTGGGCACCGGATGGCGCAGACGGCATCGTGTACACCGTCGGCTGGGACGGCAAGCCGATTGTGCGCGAGCGCGTGCGCTGGCCGATTGTCGAAGCGATGGGTACCGCCTATGCGCTGTGGACCGTCACCGGCGATCAGCAATACGAAACTTGGTATCAGACTTGGTGGGAGTACTGCATCAAGTACCTGATGGATTACGAGAACGGTTCATGGTGGCAGGAGCTCGACACCAACAACGAAGTCACCACCAAAGTCTGGGACGGTAAGCAGGATATTTATCATCTGCTGCACTGTCTGGTGATCCCACGTCTGCCGCTGGCTCCGGGGCTGGCACCAGCTGTCGCTGCCGGCTTGCTGGACAGCCTAGCAAAATAA